aattttcccttttctttttctttctgtcTTTCCCCAATTTCGTCCACTTCTCTGTTccctttttcaattttgtttctttatttcttttatgttttattatattatttaattattatattaatatattattatattatatagttAAGTcttaagtataaatatatgtatatcataCATACACATGGAATAATACATTTGGCACTATTCCCTTTTATGGgttatttgctaatttagtcccttcaattttctttagtctataattaaacttttgcactatattcaatctagtccctacactaaattaaccttaattcaagctaatttacttaactaaaatctaattaatcactcaactagcttcgtaaatatttctaataaatatttacgaactcgaTTTTCTGAAATATTAAGTCGAAAACACGATTTTTGATACCCGTAAATTTTAGATCATTacatgtccaggccgtgtggcattATAAAAGAGGCCCAAAACCCATTTTTGAAGCCGTAATTGTGGTTTATGACTGATAATAATCTCCCTAGAGTATGAATGGTCTGAATTTGATTAAATGAGAACTCTCTGATACTCTGTAATAGACATATGAATATTATAAACGTAAGTGTATTGTGGATAATTGTACTCTgcatttgcatgggttgggatgtTATGAAGAAGGAAGTAATCTGCTCTGAATCAGTGGTTAAGTCACTATGTAAATAATTTCGATTCTGGCACTTTAACGTATTATGATCCAGCATCTAAGCTGTGTTACTGTAAACGTGTCAAATAGACActttgtggtgtgtagggatggatggacATTAAACGTCCTTAACAGTGTGTTGGGAAGGTCGAAGATTGTGTGTAGCGGACGGGGTTTAGGACTATCTGCATCTGAATATGAtctgcaacatatatatatatatgaatttgcatatatataaatatctgtATATAATTGACCTGCTCTGCGTCTGAACCATAAATGATTCTGTATCAAACCGAATCTCTGAATTTGAAATTACTTTACAAATGAATAATGATTGAATaaacttaaatttcttttagGCACTGAGTTTACAACTCATTTTTTTTTTCGGTTGGATTttaggtaatccccagtctttAACGGGTCAGCATAGTGGATGCTCAATCAAGCATTTACTCTTCTTTAAGTAGTATATTAGGATTTCGGTaaattataatagtatgaatgtggtagattatatatttaattagtgTTTTGATGAATGCGTTATGAAACGTGGTTTAACTTTATTGTGCTATTGTGTGACAATTGATAATTGATAAGGTAACTTTTTAAATTTAGACTGGACATTCTGGCCGGGTTTAAAGTGTTACAATAACACTCTTTAGTGTGATCATATTTCAAATCTATAATTTAGAGAAAAACAAGAAACTGATTAGTTCTTGTAAAAATTTGTGAAATCAAAATGGAGAGAGTAGTTTTTGTTGAACTATCTTGAAGAAACGAGGGTGATTGAAGTATCATAATCTATATTTACTATTATTCCAATATAAGTAGAACACGGATGTTagacataaatatttaaaataaaaataaaaaaagttggaATAACATTCTCCTTAGTTAAAACCAAAGACGACAATGTAGTAGCACATTCAACCTATTATTTAGAAGAAAAGGCAATAATCTGTATCACACTGCATTTATTGCAATCTTCATTCCAGACTCACAGTGACCAGCAGTGTTGCACATAAAGAAGTTGAGTCCCTTGGCCAGTTTTATCTTATCTTTCCCTGAGTTGTACACTTTTGCACCTGCAGGTGCGGTACAACTAGTGTACCCTCCTCTGTTCACTGCTACCACATTGTGGATAGTCGCATTGTAGTTGAACACTGCAACATCACAGTACAAAGTTTTTTTTACTTCAGACACAAACTAggaaatattttaatcattttgtttaGTTATTTGGAGTTACCTAGCACGTCGCCGGCCCTGAACCGCTTCCCTTTTGGCCAAGTAGCCGTGTTAAAAGTCCAACCATTAGAGCCACCGACAGTGTAAGTAGCTGCATCAATGGTTTCCAGGCAAACCATTAAGCACAATAGCAATGCAATTGCGGACATGGTCGCTTGACTTGCACTGCCCCTTCCCTGAGCCATCTCTGAGAAAAGCTAAAGGTTTTAGAAGTGGAAAAGGCTGTTCGAGTGAGTGAGGTGGAGGGAAGCACAAGTTTTTATGCCTATATAAGCAGTTTCAAAACTTGGACTAGACAATCACAAAAGTGGGGGGGCTTTTGAGATTGTCATTGATTAAAGTTGAAGCCAACAACCGCATTAACGACTATTAACTTTCGGTGTTGATAATaaagatttgaaaataattagaGGTGAATGATGACATTAATTGGGATGGGAGTATTCAAAAGAGAAGATTGTTTAGTGGTATGTGAAGGGGGTGTGGTGGACTATGGCACTTCACATGGAAGAGTTGTAGCAGCAGTCACAAGCCGTGAACTGAGGTTGAAGTTATTGGGCGGTAGTTGATAGCTTCAGGGGAATAATGGGATGTCAATTCAAAAGGCCAAAAGGACAAGATTTTCAGGGACTATAAAGATGGCCAGCTTGACTAGTTGCTTATATTGTGTTTTAAGAACATCAAGCAATGCCGGAGCTGATGTCTAAGGCAGCGGTGACCCTACATTCCATCATGTTACAATCTCTTTAACCTTTTCTGTGGCGTCCGGTCCCGAGAAGGTTAAAACCGAATCTTGGTCGGACATCTAACTTATGCCCCAATCCATTTATCATACCATTAAATTAAGTTAGGtacttaaatttcattttaatgtttaaattgatCCATATAGTTTTTTGTTTAAACTACTACGTATGTTTGACTTTCATTATACAAGTACCCcactcttttaaaatttttaaaaaataataataaacattttCAGCTAATCATAAATGAACAATTGGtttaaatgattattattattttgcataTGTGGATTCTATATTAGAATATTATTCTAatatcttaaaatatttaaaaatttaatttaatttaatattattttaatatattgaaaatctAAACTTGTCTTTCTTGATTGTCTCTTTCGGTTCATCCTTCCGTTCAtgacttaaaattattttcatagtaataaaaaaattaagataaaaattttTGTTGGAATCCTCTTTTTAGTATGATGTCTTTATTATTGGTAACCAATagctatatttt
The sequence above is drawn from the Gossypium hirsutum isolate 1008001.06 chromosome A05, Gossypium_hirsutum_v2.1, whole genome shotgun sequence genome and encodes:
- the LOC107896059 gene encoding basic blue protein yields the protein MAQGRGSASQATMSAIALLLCLMVCLETIDAATYTVGGSNGWTFNTATWPKGKRFRAGDVLVFNYNATIHNVVAVNRGGYTSCTAPAGAKVYNSGKDKIKLAKGLNFFMCNTAGHCESGMKIAINAV